The following is a genomic window from Chromatiales bacterium.
CGCGCACGCACAGTCAATCCGTCCACGAAGTCCGAGAAGGCCAGGCGACCATCGACCTCGGTGACCACCGGGTGGGTGTGCGGATCCCAGGTCGCGATCTGCTGACCGCCTGCGGCCTGCGCGCCGTCATCGACACTGATGACTGCACCATAGGGCACCTTGTAGCGCTCGCGCTCGCGGCCATGTTCGTCCGCCACGGTGATTTCACCGGAACGCGACACGGCGACGAGGTTGCCACCCTCATTACGAACCGTCTTGAGGTTGTGCAGACGAACCGTACCGGCCGACTTGACCTCGATTGAAGAAACCGCCGCCGAACGTGAGGCCGCGCCACCGATGTGGAAGGTGCGCATCGTGAGCTGGGTTCCCGGCTCGCCGATCGACTGCGCGGCGATGACACCGATGGCCTCGCCGATGTTCACACGATGACCACGGGCCAGGTCACGACCGTAACAGGCCGAACAGATGCCGTAGCGCGTGTCACAGGTGATCGGCGAACGCACCAGCACCTCGTCGACACCGGCCTCCTCGATCAGGTCGACGCGCTGCTCGTCGAGCAGGGTGCCGGCCTCGACCAACACCTCGTCGGTGTTCGGTCGCTTGATGTCCTGCGCCACGACACGGCCGAGCACGCGCTCACGCAGCGGCTCGACCACATCACCGCCCTCGATCAGCGGATTCATGACCAGACCGTCCTGCGTACCGCAATCCGGCTCGGTGACCACGAGATCCTGCGCGACGTCGACCAGACGCCGGGTCAGATATCCGGAGTTGGCCGTCTTCAGCGCCGTGTCGGCCAGACCCTTGCGCGCGCCGTGCGTCGAGATGAAGTACTGCAACACGTCGAGGCCTTCACGGAAGTTCGCCGTGATCGGGGTCTCGATGATGGAGCCGTCCGGTTTCGCCATCAGACCGCGCATGCCGGCAAGCTGACGGATCTGTGCGGCGGAACCACGCGCGCCGGAATCGGCCATCATGTAGATCGAGTTGAACGACTCCTGCCGCGCCTCCTTGCCTTCTGCATCCACCACGATGTCGCTGCCCAGGCGCTCCATCATGACCTTTGCGACCTGGTCATTGGTGTGCGACCAGATATCGACGACCTTGTTATAGCGCTCGCCGAAGGTCACGAGACCGGAGCTGTACTGCGACTCGATTTCCTGCACCTCGCGCTCAGCCGCCTCAATGATGCGTTCCTTCTCTTCAGGAACCATCATGTCATCGACGCCGATGGAAACACCGGCGCGCGTGGCCATCGCAAAGCCCATGTACATGAGCCGGTCAGCAAACACGACAGTGTCTTTCAGGCCAAGGCGCCGATAGCAGGCATTGATCAGCCGCGAGATCGATTTCTTGCTCATGACCTGGTCGACGAGCGAGAACGGCAGGCCCTCCGGAACGATTGCATACAGCAGCGCGCGACCCGCCACCGTATCGACGACCTGAACACTGGTGGTACGTTCGCCGGTCTCGACATCCAGCACGACCTGACGCAGGCGCACCTTCACACGCGCATGCAGCGCAACGCTGCGGGTTTCATACGCACGGTGCAGCTCGGTGATGTTGGCAAACGCCATGCCCGTGCCGCGCGCGTTGATGCGTTCACGGGACATGTAGTACAGGCCCAGCACCACGTCCTGCGACGGCACGATGATCGGCTCGCCATTCGCCGGCGACAGAATGTTGTTCGTCGCCATCATCAGGCTGCGAGCCTCAAGCTGAGCCTCCAGCGACAGCGGCACGTGCACGGCCATCTGGTCGCCGTCGAAATCGGCGTTGAACGCGGTGCAGACCAGCGGATGCAGCTGGATCGCCTTGCCCTCGATCAACACCGGCTCGAAGGCCTGGATGCCCAGTCGATGCAGCGTCGGCGCACGGTTCAGCATCACCGGATGCTCGCGAATGACCTCTTCGAGGATGTCCCAGACCTCGCCGCCTTCGCGTTCTACGGTCTTCTTGGCCTGCTTGATCGTCGTCGCCAGGCCGCGCGCCTGAAGCTTGCCGAAGATGAACGGCTTGAACAGCTCGAGCGCCATCTTTTTCGGCAGCCCGCACTGGTGCAGACGCAACGTCGGACCGACCACGATGACGGAACGGCCTGAGTAGTCCACACGCTTGCCGAGCAGGTTCTGACGGAAGCGACCCTGCTTGCCCTTGATCATGTCCGCAAGCGACTTCAGCGGGCGTTTGTTCGAGCCCGTGATCGCACGACCGCGCCGACCATTGTCGAGCAACGCGTCAACCGATTCCTGCAACATGCGCTTTTCGTTGCGCACGATGATGTCCGGCGCATTGAGATCGAGCAGGCGTTTCAGGCGGTTATTGCGGTTGATGACGCGCCGGTACAGGTCGTTCAGGTCGGAGGTCGCGAACCGGCCACCATCGAGCGGAACCAGCGGGCGCAGTTCGGGCGGCAGAACCGGCAATACGGTCAACACCATCCATTCTGGACGGTTGCCGGACTCCACCAGCGCCTCGATCAGCTTCAGCCGCTTGGTGTACTTCTTGATCTTGGTCTCGGAGTTCGTGGCCGCCATGTCCTCGCGGATCTGTTCGGCCTCCTTGTCGAGCTTCAACGTGCGCAGCAACTGGTAGACGGCCTCGGCGCCCATACGCGCGTCGAAGTCATCACCATGCTGCTCGATGATGTCCAGGTACTGGTCATCGGTCAGGAGCTGGCGACGCTCCAGATCGGGGTTGTTGCGCGGATCAATGACGACAAACGATTCGAAGTAAAGAATCCGCTCAATGTCACGCAGGGTCATGTCGAGCAGAAGCCCGATGCGCGACGGCAGCGACTTCAGGAACCAGATGTGGGCGACCGGGCTGGCAAGCTCGATGTGTCCCATGCGTTCGCGGCGCACCTTTGACAGCGTGACTTCGACACCGCACTTTTCGCAGACGACACCGCGGTGCTTCAGCCGCTTGTACTTTCCGCACAGACACTCGTAGTCCGTGACCGGCCCGAAGATCTTCGCGCAGAACAATCCGTCACGCTCGGGCTTGAACGTGCGGTAGTTGATCGTCTCGGGTTTCTTGACCTCACCGAACGACCACGACCGGATCATCTCCGGCGACGACAGACCAATTCGAATGATGTCGAAATCCTCGACCTGGTCCTGCTGCTTCAGCATCCTCAAGAGTTCTCTCACGTCGATATCTCCTGCGATCGAATCGCGCGTCGTGGTTTAGTTCTGCTCGAGTTCGATGTTGATGGCCAGGGAGCGAATCTCCTTGGTCAACACATTGAACGACTCGGGCATGCCGGCTTCCATGCGATGGTTGCCGTCGACGATGTTTTTGTACATGCGGGTACGGCCGTTTACGTCGTCGGACTTGACGGTCAGCATTTCCTGCAGGGTGTACGAGGCGCCATAGGCCTCGAGCGCCCAGACCTCCATTTCGCCGAAACGCTGACCACCGAACTGGGCCTTGCCGCCCAGCGGCTGCTGCGTGACGAGCGAATACGGGCCCGTGGAGCGCGCATGCATCTTGTCGTCGACGAGGTGGTTGAGCTTGAGCATGTGCATGTAGCCAACCGTCACCGGGCGATCAAACGCCTCGCCGGTGCGTCCGTCGTGCAACGTGGTCTGTCCCGACGTCGGCAACCCTGCCAACTCAAGCATGGCCTTGACCTCGGCCTCGGTGGCACCATCGAACACCGGCGTGGCCATCGGCACACCCTTGCGCAGACCGTTTGCGAGATCCGCCACCTGATCGTCGTCAAAGCCCTTGAGGTCGACCTTCTCGCCGCCGGCGTTGTACATGTTCTGCATGTATTTGCGCAGTTCGGCGGTCTTGGTCCCGGCATCCAGCATCTCGCCGATCTTGCGCCCGAGCGCCTTGGCCGCCCAGCCGAGGTGCGTCTCCAGCACCTGGCCGACGTTCATGCGCGATGGCACACCGAGCGGATTGAGCACGACGTCGACCGGCGTGCCGTCGGCCATGTAGGGCATGTCCTCAACCGGAACGATGGTGGAGATCACGCCCTTGTTGCCATGGCGTCCCGCCATCTTGTCGCCAGGCTGGATGCGACGCTTGACTGCGAGATAGACCTTGACCATTTTCAGCACGCCCGGGGCGAGATCATCCCCCGTGGTGAGCTTGCGCTTTTTCTCCTCGTAGCGATGGTCGAAGTCTTCGCGCTGCTGCTTGATGTGCGCGGCGATCGCTTCGAGCTGACGCGCCGCTTCCTCATTGTGCAGGCGGATTCCGAGCCATTGCTCGCGCTTCAGGGACTCCAGATACGCCTTGGTGATCTTCGAGCCGGCCTCGATCTTGCCGGGGCCACCATCCGCCACCTTGCCGAGCAGCATCTTCTCGACGCGATCATAGGTGTCGCCTTCGACAATGCGCAGCTGGTCGTCCAGGTCCTTGCGAACCCGCGCCATTTCGGCTTCTTCGTTGGCAAGCGCGCGAGAATCCTTTTCAACGCCATCGCGCGTGAAGACCTGTACGTCGATCACCGTGCCATCCATGCCGGACGGAACGCGCAGCGAGGTGTCCTTCACGTCGGAGGCCTTCTCGCCAAAGATCGCGCGGAGCAGCTTTTCTTCCGGCGTCAGCTGGGTCTCGCCCTTCGGGGTGACCTTGCCGACGAGAATGTCGCCCGCCCGCACCTCGGCGCCGATGTAGACGATTCCCGCCTCATCCAGCTTGGCCAGCGCGGCCTCGCCGACGTTGGGAATGTCGGCAGTGATCTCTTCAGGCCCGAGCTTGGTGTCGCGCGCCATGCAGGTCAGTTCTTCGATGTGGATCGTCGTGTACCGATCCTCCTCGACCACGCGCTCGGAGATCAGGATGGAGTCCTCGAAGTTGTAGCCATTCCAGGGCATGAACGCGACCAGCAGGTTCTGGCCCAGTGCGAGTTCACCAAGATCCGTGGACGGCCCATCCGCAACGACGTCTCCGCCCGCAACCCGCTCACCGGTGCGCACGAGCGGCCGCTGGTTGATGCAGGTGTTCTGGTTCGATCGCGTGTACTTCGTGAGATTGTAGATATCCACGCCCGGTTCACCGGCGATGGCCTCGTCGTCATTTGCACGCACGACGATGCGTCCGGCGTCCACCGAATCCACGACACCACCGCGACGCGCGACCACGGTCACACCGGAGTCGACGGCCACGACACGTTCCATGCCCGTGCCCACCAACGGCTTCTCGGCACGCAGGGTCGGCACCGCCTGACGCTGCATGTTCGAACCCATAAGCGCGCGGTTGGCGTCATCGTGTTCAAGGAACGGAATCAGCGAGGCCGCGACCGAAACAATCTGCTTGGGAGACACGTCGATGAACTCGATCTTGTCGGGCGTCATCATCGTGAATTCGTTTCGATGACGGCACGAGACCAGCGGATCGATCAGACGGCCCTTCCCGTCGGTGTTCGCATTCGCCTGGGCGATGACGTACTGACCTTCCTCGATCGCCGACAGATAGACAACTTCATCCGTCACTGCCTGATCGACGACCTTTCGGTATGGCGTCTCGAGAAAACCGTAATCGTTGGCACGCGCATAGACGGCCAGCGAGTTGATCAACCCGATGTTCGGGCCTTCCGGCGTCTCGATCGGGCAAACGCGACCGTAGTGCGTCGGATGCACGTCGCGCACCTCAAAGCCCGCGCGTTCGCGCGCCAGACCACCCGGGCCCAGCGCCGAGACGCGGCGCTTGTGCGTGATCTCCGAAAGCGGGTTGTTCTGATCCATGAACTGCGACAGCTGCGAGGAACCAAAGAATTCCTTGATGGCCGCTGACACCGGTTTGGCGTTGATCAGATCCTGCGGCGCGAGATTCTCGGACTCCGCGAGACTCAGGCGCTCACGAACGGCGCGTTCCACACGCACAAGACCGATGCGGAACTGGTTCTCGACCATCTCGCCGACCGAACGGATGCGCCGGTTGCCGAGGTGATCGATATCATCGACCACGCCGTTGCCGTTGCGAATGTTGATGAGTTCGCGAATGACATCGATGATGTCGCCAGAATCCAGCACGCCCGAACCTTCCGTCTCCTCGCGACCCAGCCGCCGGTTGAATTTCATGCGGCCGACGCGTGAGAGATCGTAGCGTTCGTCGGTGAAAAACAGATTGGTGAACAGGTTGTGCGCCGCGTCCTTGGTCGGCGGCTCACCGGGACGCATCATCCGGTAGATTTCGACAAGCGCCTCGATCTGATTGGTCGTGACATCGGAACGCAGCGTGTCCGAGATGAACGGGCCGTGATCGATATCGTTCGTGTAGATCGTTTCGATCGTTTCGACACCGGACGAAAGCGCACGCGTGACGATTTCCTCGTCGAGCACGGCGTTCGCATCAGCAATCAGCTCGCCAGTGCCCGTGTCGACCAGCGCGGTCGCAAGCACACGCCCGTACAGATATTCGGACGGGACGTCGAGGGTTTTCAGCCCCGCGCGCTCGATGCGCCGGACATGGGCGGCCGTGATGCGCCGACCTTCCTCGACGATCACCTTGTCCTTCGCCGAGATGTCGAACAACGCCGTCTCGCCGCGCAGCCGCTCTGG
Proteins encoded in this region:
- the rpoB gene encoding DNA-directed RNA polymerase subunit beta, translating into MAYSLTERKRIRLSFGKRPSVLKVPYLLATQVDSYKNFLQLDRDGAARRDVGLNGALRSVFPITSYSGNAALEYVSYRLGEPLFDVKECQMRGATFAAPLRVLMRLVIYDRDAPASAKVVKDVREQEVYLGEMPLMTDNGTFVINGTERVIVSQLHRSPGVFFDHDKGKTHSSGKLLYSARVIPYRGSWLDFEFDPKDMVYVRIDRRRKLPVSVLLRALGFDTAQILAMFFENSKFTCDKDGIHLDLVPERLRGETALFDISAKDKVIVEEGRRITAAHVRRIERAGLKTLDVPSEYLYGRVLATALVDTGTGELIADANAVLDEEIVTRALSSGVETIETIYTNDIDHGPFISDTLRSDVTTNQIEALVEIYRMMRPGEPPTKDAAHNLFTNLFFTDERYDLSRVGRMKFNRRLGREETEGSGVLDSGDIIDVIRELINIRNGNGVVDDIDHLGNRRIRSVGEMVENQFRIGLVRVERAVRERLSLAESENLAPQDLINAKPVSAAIKEFFGSSQLSQFMDQNNPLSEITHKRRVSALGPGGLARERAGFEVRDVHPTHYGRVCPIETPEGPNIGLINSLAVYARANDYGFLETPYRKVVDQAVTDEVVYLSAIEEGQYVIAQANANTDGKGRLIDPLVSCRHRNEFTMMTPDKIEFIDVSPKQIVSVAASLIPFLEHDDANRALMGSNMQRQAVPTLRAEKPLVGTGMERVVAVDSGVTVVARRGGVVDSVDAGRIVVRANDDEAIAGEPGVDIYNLTKYTRSNQNTCINQRPLVRTGERVAGGDVVADGPSTDLGELALGQNLLVAFMPWNGYNFEDSILISERVVEEDRYTTIHIEELTCMARDTKLGPEEITADIPNVGEAALAKLDEAGIVYIGAEVRAGDILVGKVTPKGETQLTPEEKLLRAIFGEKASDVKDTSLRVPSGMDGTVIDVQVFTRDGVEKDSRALANEEAEMARVRKDLDDQLRIVEGDTYDRVEKMLLGKVADGGPGKIEAGSKITKAYLESLKREQWLGIRLHNEEAARQLEAIAAHIKQQREDFDHRYEEKKRKLTTGDDLAPGVLKMVKVYLAVKRRIQPGDKMAGRHGNKGVISTIVPVEDMPYMADGTPVDVVLNPLGVPSRMNVGQVLETHLGWAAKALGRKIGEMLDAGTKTAELRKYMQNMYNAGGEKVDLKGFDDDQVADLANGLRKGVPMATPVFDGATEAEVKAMLELAGLPTSGQTTLHDGRTGEAFDRPVTVGYMHMLKLNHLVDDKMHARSTGPYSLVTQQPLGGKAQFGGQRFGEMEVWALEAYGASYTLQEMLTVKSDDVNGRTRMYKNIVDGNHRMEAGMPESFNVLTKEIRSLAINIELEQN
- the rpoC gene encoding DNA-directed RNA polymerase subunit beta' is translated as MRELLRMLKQQDQVEDFDIIRIGLSSPEMIRSWSFGEVKKPETINYRTFKPERDGLFCAKIFGPVTDYECLCGKYKRLKHRGVVCEKCGVEVTLSKVRRERMGHIELASPVAHIWFLKSLPSRIGLLLDMTLRDIERILYFESFVVIDPRNNPDLERRQLLTDDQYLDIIEQHGDDFDARMGAEAVYQLLRTLKLDKEAEQIREDMAATNSETKIKKYTKRLKLIEALVESGNRPEWMVLTVLPVLPPELRPLVPLDGGRFATSDLNDLYRRVINRNNRLKRLLDLNAPDIIVRNEKRMLQESVDALLDNGRRGRAITGSNKRPLKSLADMIKGKQGRFRQNLLGKRVDYSGRSVIVVGPTLRLHQCGLPKKMALELFKPFIFGKLQARGLATTIKQAKKTVEREGGEVWDILEEVIREHPVMLNRAPTLHRLGIQAFEPVLIEGKAIQLHPLVCTAFNADFDGDQMAVHVPLSLEAQLEARSLMMATNNILSPANGEPIIVPSQDVVLGLYYMSRERINARGTGMAFANITELHRAYETRSVALHARVKVRLRQVVLDVETGERTTSVQVVDTVAGRALLYAIVPEGLPFSLVDQVMSKKSISRLINACYRRLGLKDTVVFADRLMYMGFAMATRAGVSIGVDDMMVPEEKERIIEAAEREVQEIESQYSSGLVTFGERYNKVVDIWSHTNDQVAKVMMERLGSDIVVDAEGKEARQESFNSIYMMADSGARGSAAQIRQLAGMRGLMAKPDGSIIETPITANFREGLDVLQYFISTHGARKGLADTALKTANSGYLTRRLVDVAQDLVVTEPDCGTQDGLVMNPLIEGGDVVEPLRERVLGRVVAQDIKRPNTDEVLVEAGTLLDEQRVDLIEEAGVDEVLVRSPITCDTRYGICSACYGRDLARGHRVNIGEAIGVIAAQSIGEPGTQLTMRTFHIGGAASRSAAVSSIEVKSAGTVRLHNLKTVRNEGGNLVAVSRSGEITVADEHGRERERYKVPYGAVISVDDGAQAAGGQQIATWDPHTHPVVTEVDGRLAFSDFVDGLTVRARVDEITGLSSVEVMDPKQRPSAGKDLRPAIRLLDADGEPLCLPGTEITAQYVLPAGAIISVQDGGEVKIGDVLARIPQESSKTRDITGGLPRVADLFEARKPKDAAILAEATGTVSFGKDTKGKQRLIITDGDGNQHEELIPKWRTVNVFEGEQVERGEVIADGEPSPHDILRLRGVRALAAYLVKEIQDVYRLQGVKINDKHIEVIIRQMLRKAEVMDPGDTKLLQGEQVERARAMDLNEALEEGQRPAVADPVLLGITKASLATDSFISAASFQETTRVLTEAAVRGLSDDLLGLKENVIVGRLIPAGTGLAYHNERRRRRQEGADVEAEAMAALDVEDVEQQLKEALNRAEF